The following proteins are encoded in a genomic region of Vicinamibacteria bacterium:
- a CDS encoding Spy/CpxP family protein refolding chaperone: MKLTRRRNILLVASAVLTSMAVSAQPRGPRGRGGSPGERHAFGPMRMLRELDLTEEQRQQVRTLFEQAAETGAHKRLMEARRSLDAAVENGETDEGAIRELGYQVGVAEADAAIERARVRAQIMELLTEEQKNKLAELEQQRRQEREERRKRFEERRTRQGDPGKEL; encoded by the coding sequence ATGAAGCTCACCCGAAGAAGAAACATTCTCCTGGTTGCCTCTGCCGTCCTGACTTCGATGGCCGTCTCGGCGCAGCCGCGTGGACCTCGAGGCCGCGGAGGGTCTCCTGGGGAGCGACATGCCTTCGGACCCATGCGGATGCTCCGCGAGCTCGACCTCACGGAGGAACAACGCCAGCAGGTCAGGACCCTGTTCGAGCAAGCGGCGGAGACGGGTGCCCACAAACGGCTCATGGAGGCGCGTCGCTCTCTCGACGCAGCCGTCGAGAACGGTGAGACCGACGAGGGCGCGATTCGTGAGCTTGGATATCAGGTGGGAGTCGCCGAAGCCGACGCCGCCATCGAACGGGCCCGAGTACGAGCTCAGATCATGGAGCTTCTGACCGAGGAGCAGAAGAACAAGCTGGCCGAGCTCGAACAGCAACGCAGGCAAGAGCGCGAAGAGCGCCGGAAACGCTTCGAGGAGCGACGAACGCGCCAGGGCGACCCTGGAAAAGAGCTCTAG
- a CDS encoding response regulator transcription factor has protein sequence MSAKRILLVEDEPGLIVTLTDRLEAEGFHVASVARGDEALLRASAEPFDLVILDVMLPGKNGFDVCRELRKTGSDTPILFLTARGEVADKVVGLKLGGDDYLTKPFDMMELTARVEALLRRTVPVDASAAERYSFADVEVDFRRVEVLRKGKVIEVSALEFKLLKYFIENRGATLSRDELLRQVWGYELMPFSRTVDVHVSGLRQKIEPNPSRPQFIVTVHRLGYKFVG, from the coding sequence GTGAGTGCCAAGAGAATCCTGCTCGTGGAAGACGAGCCTGGGCTGATAGTGACCTTGACCGATCGTCTCGAAGCGGAGGGTTTCCACGTCGCCTCGGTCGCCCGGGGAGACGAAGCGCTTCTGAGAGCAAGCGCCGAGCCTTTCGATCTCGTCATTCTCGATGTGATGCTGCCAGGCAAGAATGGCTTCGACGTTTGTCGCGAGCTCAGGAAGACGGGAAGCGATACGCCCATCCTTTTTCTAACCGCCCGCGGGGAGGTGGCCGACAAGGTCGTTGGCCTCAAGCTCGGCGGTGACGACTACCTCACCAAGCCGTTTGACATGATGGAGCTGACGGCGCGGGTCGAAGCGCTTCTGAGACGGACGGTGCCGGTCGACGCGTCGGCGGCAGAGCGGTACAGCTTCGCGGACGTCGAAGTGGACTTTCGCCGCGTCGAGGTCCTGAGGAAGGGGAAGGTCATCGAGGTGTCGGCGCTGGAGTTCAAGCTGCTCAAGTACTTCATCGAGAATCGCGGGGCGACCCTGAGCCGGGACGAGCTCCTACGCCAGGTTTGGGGTTACGAGCTGATGCCCTTCTCGCGAACGGTCGACGTGCACGTATCCGGCTTGCGCCAAAAGATCGAGCCCAACCCCTCCCGGCCACAGTTCATCGTTACCGTGCACCGATTGGGTTACAAGTTTGTCGGGTAG